In the genome of Triticum urartu cultivar G1812 chromosome 5, Tu2.1, whole genome shotgun sequence, one region contains:
- the LOC125509223 gene encoding uncharacterized protein LOC125509223 isoform X4 yields MAAGCIGSVPRHRLPPIRNDCVLMHCPTRKASPMFVSEDLVILHDLWCLLVCSHDLGVFVDPRYFTQYPIRPGPPGSPQSLMYPPGVISHQRPAVIHGVSDPVAAARPPVPPVAPADILQFNVYIGKIASTVDKDFILSLLQVCGPVKSWKPVTNPIDGTPTAFGFCEFESAESSLRARRLLNKLSVDGQELVLNVNQSTRDYLQKHGGRTIEEKASEADKDAIQKIRSMIIERLKSKLPGSPIPPIQVSANVSIVDENEDGDTRSSALEEREITRQCEKEKHLGKSKAVGLQGRKEREVTAARKSSLQIDALNVNADTYLQKYGQSTTEKKANEADKDAMQKIHSTVEERMKSKCPGSPIPPVQVSASPLSLSGHLGALAGDPGCFPLDDEVVDENSDVDSRSIALEERKIRRQCEKEDHLRERTAVGLQCWKDREVTAAGKSSLQTDGASTMYAPMECEPTVEHGTKSQHREIDGFHRSNGKERRIVFAPGLLSYEQISNAGKKVGYELQATSKPGKNKTLDAKQLLDTVPKEKEELKQLLATVPKTKEELFSHDINWAIYEEHGLHERMRPWISRKFTEIFDAELPEFVDYVVKTMKEHVSAPRMVELFLSLLDDDTERFVVLMWRKLIFEIKRVETELEGTRPCQCAAAQGGV; encoded by the exons ATGGCCGCCGGGTGTATTGGGTCCGTACCCAGGCACCGCCTTCCCCCCATTCG TAATGATTGTGTCTTGATGCACTGCCCTACAAGAAAGGCGAGCCCCATGTTTGTTTCGGAAGATCTAGTGATCTTACACGACCTTTGGTGTCTTTTGGTTTGCTCCCACGACCTTGGTGTGTTTG TAGATCCGAGGTATTTTACACAGTATCCTATCCGTCCAGGGCCTCCAGGCTCACCTCAAAGCCTCATGTATCCTCCTGGTGTTATCTCGCATCAACGACCAGCGGTAATTCATGGCGTTTCTGATCCTGTGGCTGCGGCCAGACCACCTGTCCCACCTGTTGCTCCAGCAGATATACTACAATTTAATGTATACATAGGCAAGATAGCGTCAACAGTGGACAAGGAttttattctttctcttctcCAG GTTTGTGGACCTGTAAAAAGTTGGAAGCCAGTCACAAATCCCATAGATGGAACTCCTACTGCATTTGGCTTTTGTGAGTTTGAGTCTGCTGAAAGCAGTCTTCGTGCAAGGCGGTTGCTCAACAAACTGAGTGTTGATGGCCAAGAACTGGTG CTTAATGTCAATCAATCCACCAGAGATTACCTTCAGAAACATGGAGGTAGAACTATAGAAGAGAAGGCCAGTGAAGCTGATAAGGACGCTATTCAAAAGATACGCAGTATGATTATAGAGAGATTGAAGAGTAAACTTCCAGGTTCACCAATTCCGCCAATTCAGGTGTCTGCCAATGTCAGTATTGTTGATGAGAATGAAGATGGTGATACAAGGAGTAGTGCACTGGAGGAGAGAGAAATCACGAGACAATGTGAAAAAGAGAAACATTTAGGGAAAAGTAAAGCTGTTGGTTTGCAAGGTCGGAAAGAGAGAGAAGTGACTGCAGCTAGAAAGTCTTCTTTGCAAATTGATGCG CTTAATGTCAATGCAGACACGTATCTTCAGAAATATGGTCAGAGTACTACAGAAAAGAAGGCCAATGAAGCTGATAAGGATGCAATGCAAAAGATACACAGTACGGTTGAAGAAAGAATGAAGAGTAAATGTCCAGGTTCACCAATTCCGCCAGTTCAGGTGTCTGCCAGTCCTTTATCACTGAGTGGTCATTTAGGGGCCTTAGCTGGTGATCCGGGCTGTTTCCCTCTCGACGATGAAGTTGTTGACGAGAATAGTGATGTTGATTCCAGAAGTATTGCACTAGAGGAGAGGAAAATCAGGAGACAATGCGAAAAAGAGGACCATTTAAGGGAAAGGACAGCTGTGGGTTTGCAATGTTGGAAAGATAGAGAAGTGACTGCAGCTGGAAAGTCCTCTCTGCAAACTGATGGGGCATCAACAATGTATGCCCCTATGGAGTGTGAACCTACAGTTGAACATGGGACGAAAAGTCAGCACAGGGAAA TAGATGGGTTTCATAGGAGCAACGGCAAAGAGAGGCGTATTGTGTTTGCACCAGGCCTACTCTCATATGAACAGATCAGCAATGCGGGAAAGAAAGTGGGTTATGAATTGCAAGCTACATCCAAGCCAGGGAAAAATAAAACTTTGGATGCAAAACAGTTGCTTGATACTGTCCCTAAGGAGAAGGAAGAGCTAAAACAGTTGCTTGCTACTGTCCCTAAGACGAAGGAAGAGCTATTTTCCCATGATATCAATTGGGCAATTTATGAAGAG CATGGATTGCATGAGAGAATGAGGCCTTGGATTTCAAGGAAGTTCACGGAAATTTTCGACGCGGAGTTGCCAGAGTTTGTGGACTATGTCGTCAAAACCATGAAAGAACATGTGAGTGCACCCAGAATGGTGGAGCTCTTTTTGTCTCTGTTGGATGATGACACGGAGAGGTTTGTCGTCTTGATGTGGAGGAAATTGATATTTGAAATCAAGAGAGTCGAAACAGAACTAGAAGGAACAAGGCCATGCCAG TGCGCCGCTGCTCAAGGTGGTGTGTAG
- the LOC125509223 gene encoding uncharacterized protein LOC125509223 isoform X5, producing MAAGCIGSVPRHRLPPIRNDCVLMHCPTRKASPMFVSEDLVILHDLWCLLVCSHDLGVFDPRYFTQYPIRPGPPGSPQSLMYPPGVISHQRPAVIHGVSDPVAAARPPVPPVAPADILQFNVYIGKIASTVDKDFILSLLQVCGPVKSWKPVTNPIDGTPTAFGFCEFESAESSLRARRLLNKLSVDGQELVLNVNQSTRDYLQKHGGRTIEEKASEADKDAIQKIRSMIIERLKSKLPGSPIPPIQVSANVSIVDENEDGDTRSSALEEREITRQCEKEKHLGKSKAVGLQGRKEREVTAARKSSLQIDALNVNADTYLQKYGQSTTEKKANEADKDAMQKIHSTVEERMKSKCPGSPIPPVQVSASPLSLSGHLGALAGDPGCFPLDDEVVDENSDVDSRSIALEERKIRRQCEKEDHLRERTAVGLQCWKDREVTAAGKSSLQTDGASTMYAPMECEPTVEHGTKSQHREIDGFHRSNGKERRIVFAPGLLSYEQISNAGKKVGYELQATSKPGKNKTLDAKQLLDTVPKEKEELKQLLATVPKTKEELFSHDINWAIYEEHGLHERMRPWISRKFTEIFDAELPEFVDYVVKTMKEHVSAPRMVELFLSLLDDDTERFVVLMWRKLIFEIKRVETELEGTRPCQCAAAQGGV from the exons ATGGCCGCCGGGTGTATTGGGTCCGTACCCAGGCACCGCCTTCCCCCCATTCG TAATGATTGTGTCTTGATGCACTGCCCTACAAGAAAGGCGAGCCCCATGTTTGTTTCGGAAGATCTAGTGATCTTACACGACCTTTGGTGTCTTTTGGTTTGCTCCCACGACCTTGGTGTGTTTG ATCCGAGGTATTTTACACAGTATCCTATCCGTCCAGGGCCTCCAGGCTCACCTCAAAGCCTCATGTATCCTCCTGGTGTTATCTCGCATCAACGACCAGCGGTAATTCATGGCGTTTCTGATCCTGTGGCTGCGGCCAGACCACCTGTCCCACCTGTTGCTCCAGCAGATATACTACAATTTAATGTATACATAGGCAAGATAGCGTCAACAGTGGACAAGGAttttattctttctcttctcCAG GTTTGTGGACCTGTAAAAAGTTGGAAGCCAGTCACAAATCCCATAGATGGAACTCCTACTGCATTTGGCTTTTGTGAGTTTGAGTCTGCTGAAAGCAGTCTTCGTGCAAGGCGGTTGCTCAACAAACTGAGTGTTGATGGCCAAGAACTGGTG CTTAATGTCAATCAATCCACCAGAGATTACCTTCAGAAACATGGAGGTAGAACTATAGAAGAGAAGGCCAGTGAAGCTGATAAGGACGCTATTCAAAAGATACGCAGTATGATTATAGAGAGATTGAAGAGTAAACTTCCAGGTTCACCAATTCCGCCAATTCAGGTGTCTGCCAATGTCAGTATTGTTGATGAGAATGAAGATGGTGATACAAGGAGTAGTGCACTGGAGGAGAGAGAAATCACGAGACAATGTGAAAAAGAGAAACATTTAGGGAAAAGTAAAGCTGTTGGTTTGCAAGGTCGGAAAGAGAGAGAAGTGACTGCAGCTAGAAAGTCTTCTTTGCAAATTGATGCG CTTAATGTCAATGCAGACACGTATCTTCAGAAATATGGTCAGAGTACTACAGAAAAGAAGGCCAATGAAGCTGATAAGGATGCAATGCAAAAGATACACAGTACGGTTGAAGAAAGAATGAAGAGTAAATGTCCAGGTTCACCAATTCCGCCAGTTCAGGTGTCTGCCAGTCCTTTATCACTGAGTGGTCATTTAGGGGCCTTAGCTGGTGATCCGGGCTGTTTCCCTCTCGACGATGAAGTTGTTGACGAGAATAGTGATGTTGATTCCAGAAGTATTGCACTAGAGGAGAGGAAAATCAGGAGACAATGCGAAAAAGAGGACCATTTAAGGGAAAGGACAGCTGTGGGTTTGCAATGTTGGAAAGATAGAGAAGTGACTGCAGCTGGAAAGTCCTCTCTGCAAACTGATGGGGCATCAACAATGTATGCCCCTATGGAGTGTGAACCTACAGTTGAACATGGGACGAAAAGTCAGCACAGGGAAA TAGATGGGTTTCATAGGAGCAACGGCAAAGAGAGGCGTATTGTGTTTGCACCAGGCCTACTCTCATATGAACAGATCAGCAATGCGGGAAAGAAAGTGGGTTATGAATTGCAAGCTACATCCAAGCCAGGGAAAAATAAAACTTTGGATGCAAAACAGTTGCTTGATACTGTCCCTAAGGAGAAGGAAGAGCTAAAACAGTTGCTTGCTACTGTCCCTAAGACGAAGGAAGAGCTATTTTCCCATGATATCAATTGGGCAATTTATGAAGAG CATGGATTGCATGAGAGAATGAGGCCTTGGATTTCAAGGAAGTTCACGGAAATTTTCGACGCGGAGTTGCCAGAGTTTGTGGACTATGTCGTCAAAACCATGAAAGAACATGTGAGTGCACCCAGAATGGTGGAGCTCTTTTTGTCTCTGTTGGATGATGACACGGAGAGGTTTGTCGTCTTGATGTGGAGGAAATTGATATTTGAAATCAAGAGAGTCGAAACAGAACTAGAAGGAACAAGGCCATGCCAG TGCGCCGCTGCTCAAGGTGGTGTGTAG